TCCATACTGGAGAGTTCACCACCAGCTTCTACCGCCATTAGCATTCCATCACCTGTATTAGTATTGCAACCTAATGCTTTACTTAAGAATGCACAACCGCCATTCGCCAATACTACTGCACCAGCACGAACAGTATAAAAACGATGATGTTGTCTTTGTACACCTCTTGCCCCAGCCACAGAACCATCTTCAGCTACTAAAAGCTCAAGAGCCGGGCTTTGGTCGAGAATCTGCACCCCAGAACGCAGCAAGTTTTTCCGCATTACCCGCATATATTCCGGGCCATAATAACTCTGACGCACAGATTCCCCATTTTCTTTCGGGAAACGATAACCCCAATCTTCTAATAAGGGCAAACTCAGCCAAGTTTTTTCAACTACACGCTCTATCCAACGCAAGTTAGCGAGGCCTTTTCCTACACGAAAACGCTCCGAGACAACTTTTTCCCAGTTCTCTGGAGAAGGAGCCATGATGCCATTACCACTCGCAGCAGCAGCACCACTTGTACCCAGAAAACCTTTATCAACAATGATGACTTTGACACCTTGAGATGCTGCTGACCATGCTGCCCATGCTGCGGCAGGGCCACCACCAATCACCAGCACGTCAGCATTTAGTTGTAGTTCATTTTCTGTGAGCAATTTCTTTCTCCTTTTTGATGTTGCCTTAGCAGTAGCCGCTGATTTGTTTGTGATAAATGAGTGCCGTTTTATTGGACTAATTATGCAGAAAATAGAGTCTGCATAATATACGCAAAGAGTACGTAAAACGAATCACAAATAGTATGATACTCTAACTATTAGTTTGTCAAACATTAAGTATTGCGAGTTAATCTTGTTACTTTTGTCTGCTGAGAAATTCCTAAGCAACTTTTTGCAAGTGTCGCACACGCGGCATAATTTCTTCGGCAAAACGTGTCATCTCCTGCACAAAGGGATTAAATTGCAGCATAAAAGTATCGATACCTGCATCAACAAAAGCGGCAACGCGAGTGGCGACTGTATCATAACTGCCAACTAAACCTGCGGCTGTACCACCATTCCCCCCAACAGCGGGATTTTTAGCAAAGAGTTGAAACATAACCGCTTCTTTGTCAACGCCTTTGGCAACACTTAATTTATATTGTTCTTCCAGCTTTTGCAGTGCCATCAGTCGTTCTAGTTCTGCTTGTGCTTCTTCATCGGTCGGACGCGCAATCACAAAGGCTGATAAACCAAAACGGACTGTTTGAGGTAAGGAACGGGGACGGCTGATAACTTGTTGAATTACTTTGCGGACATCTGCAATTGGTTGACCGTTGATAAAGTAAACATCAGCTTGTTGCGCTGCTAATATCTGCGCTGGCTCTGATGCGCCGCCAAGATAAATCCGTGGATAGGGTTGAGCAACAGGAAAGGGTCGAAAACTTAAATCTTGAATTTTGAAATATTCGCCTTCAAAGTTAACCTTTTCTCCACTCCACAAGGCTCTTACTACTTGTAACCACTCACCTGAATAGCGGTAACGTTCATCGTGGGGCGGAAAGGGAATATTAGTCCGTTCCATTTCTGGACGGAACCAAGCACTAATTAAGTTAATGGCAAAACGTCCCTGACTAATGGCATCAATACCTAAAGCCATCTTCGCTAAGACGGCTGGGTGAAATAATAAAGGTTTAATGGCGGCGATAATTTCTATACTTTCCGTAGCTTCTGCTAAGGCTGCACAAGCTGTCCAAGTTTCTAGCTGTTCTAAATCTAAACTGCGGGGGTTGGCAATGTGTTGGGCAACTAAGGTTGTGACATATCCTAAACGTTCTGCTTCTAATACTAGCGATCGCGTGCGTTCATAACTAGCATTCATCGGTTCATCCGGCGTATTCAGCGGGCCAAAGTTACCCCCAACAGGCGACCAAATACCATAGCGTGGTTCTGACATTCTTACCTCCAAGTTCGGCAAAAACAAAGGAGATAAAAATATATATACCCCTTGTTTTTTATCTTCATCTGTGCAAGCCTTATAGTATAGTACTATAAATCTACCGATTTACAGTAGAATATTCTGGTTACTAAACTAAGGTTTTAGTGCCGACTACAAAGGTTCTAGAAAGCTATGTCTGAACCACGCTATGGGATATGGATTCCTGTTTACGGCAACTGCGGCGTAATGAACCATCCTCTTGAACCTCGTGATGCT
This window of the Nostoc sp. HK-01 genome carries:
- a CDS encoding luciferase-like protein, with product MSEPRYGIWSPVGGNFGPLNTPDEPMNASYERTRSLVLEAERLGYVTTLVAQHIANPRSLDLEQLETWTACAALAEATESIEIIAAIKPLLFHPAVLAKMALGIDAISQGRFAINLISAWFRPEMERTNIPFPPHDERYRYSGEWLQVVRALWSGEKVNFEGEYFKIQDLSFRPFPVAQPYPRIYLGGASEPAQILAAQQADVYFINGQPIADVRKVIQQVISRPRSLPQTVRFGLSAFVIARPTDEEAQAELERLMALQKLEEQYKLSVAKGVDKEAVMFQLFAKNPAVGGNGGTAAGLVGSYDTVATRVAAFVDAGIDTFMLQFNPFVQEMTRFAEEIMPRVRHLQKVA